CTCGTCGGCGGCTATACGACCAAGACGGGCACGCTGGGCTTCGTAGGATCCGTTCCTGTTCCTGAAGTGGTGCGCAACATCGACGCATTTACGATGGGTGCTCGCTCGGTCAATCCGAATGCGAAGGTGAAGGTGGTATGGATCAACAGCTGGTTCGATCCCGGCAAGGAGAAGCAGGCGGCTGAAACGTTGATCGGGCAGGGCGCCGACGTGCTGATTCAGAACACCGATTCGACGGCGACGATGCAGACGGCCGAGCAAAAGAAGGTGCATGCGTTCGGCTGGGACTCCGACATGAAGAAGTTCGGCCCGAATGCGCAACTCGGCGCATGTGTGAGCAACTGGGGCGTCTACTACTCGCATCTGATCGAACAGGTGCAGGCGGGCAGATGGACCAACGCGCCGACGTGGTGGGGCCTCAAGGAGAAAGCCATCGACCTTGCCAGCATCAACCGGGACGCCGTCTCGCCGGGCGCGCAAAAGGCGCTGGCGCAAAAACGCGACGACATCATAGCCGGCAGGTTCGATCCGTTCGCCGGGCCGATCAAGGATCAGAGCGGTGCAATCAAGGTCGCCCTGGGCAAGTCGCTCTCCGACGCCGAACTGCTGCGGCTCAACTGGTTCGTAGAGGGCGTCGATGGCTCGCTACCGAAGTAGCGCCTTCAACGTCCGATTAAAGCGTCGAGACGAGACGCCCTAGGACCAAAGTCTCATGTCGTTTGACGCTTGCACGCGCTAAGCTGGCAACCGGTACACCGCCTCGGGCGTCCATCCATGTCGCCGTCAACGGGGTCGACACCGTTCACTTGTGGTCGAGGCTACAAGGACAGGAGGCGCCAGCATGAACAACGATCGCGCATCGGATGCTTCGCATCACGCCACGCTTTCAGGCGAGGAACTCGGGCGCATCGACGCCTGGTGGCGCGCCTGCAATTATCTTTCGGTTGGAATGATTTATCTCAGAGACAATCCGCTTTTGCGTGAACCTCTGAACGTCGCACACGTTAAGCACCGTCTGCTCGGACATTGGGGCGCAAGCCCCGCGCTGTCGTTCGTCTGGGCTCACCTGAATCGCGTGATCAAGCGCGATGATCTCGACGTGATCTTCATGGCCGGCCCCGGACACGGTGCGTCGGGCGTACTGGGCCCCGCTTATCTGGAAGGCACCTACTCGGAGGTGTACCCGGACAAGAGCGAGGACGCCGAAGGCATGCAGAAGTTCTTCAAGCAGTTCTCGTTTCCGGGGCATATTGGCTCACATGTGACGCCCGAGACGCCCGGCTCGATTCACGAAGGTGGTGAACTCGGCTACAGCCTTTCACATGCTTACGGCGCGGCGCTCGATAACCCCGATCTGATCGTCGCCTGCGTGGTCGGCGATGGCGAGGCCGAGACCGGCCCACTCGCCACCGCGTGGCATTCGAACAAGTTCATCAATCCGGTGCGCGATGGCACCGTCCTGCCGATCCTGAACCTGAACGGCTACAAGATCGCCAATCCGACGATCCTCTCGCGCATCAGCCATCAGGAACTGAAGGCGCTATTCGAGGGCTATGGCTATACGCCGTATTTTGTCGAGGGATCGGAGCCGTCGGAGATGCATCAGAAGATGGCCGGCACGCTCGACACGGTCATCAGCGAAATCCGCGCGATTCACGAAAGGACGCGTGCCAACGGTAACCCCGAGCGTCCACGCTGGCCGATGATCGTGCTGCGTACGCCGAAGGGCTGGACCGGACCCAAGGAGATCAAAGGCCACAAGGTCGAGGGTTCGTGGCGTTCGCACCAGGTGCCGTTTTCCGATGTGCGCGGCAACCCCGCGAATCTCGAACTGCTGGAAAGCTGGCTGCGCAGCTACAAGGCCGACGAGTTGTTCGACGACAACGGCCAGTTGATCGCTGAGCTGCGCGAGCTTGCGCCGCAAGGGCCACGCCGCATGAGCGCCAATCCGCATGCGAACGGCGGCGTGCTGCGCCGCGAGTTGAAGCTGCCGGACTTCCGCGACTACGCGGTCGAGGTCGCCCATGCCGGCAAGGTGCTGCGCGAGAATACCCAGCCGCTCGGCCAGTTCCTGCGCGACACG
Above is a window of Paraburkholderia sprentiae WSM5005 DNA encoding:
- a CDS encoding phosphoketolase family protein, coding for MNNDRASDASHHATLSGEELGRIDAWWRACNYLSVGMIYLRDNPLLREPLNVAHVKHRLLGHWGASPALSFVWAHLNRVIKRDDLDVIFMAGPGHGASGVLGPAYLEGTYSEVYPDKSEDAEGMQKFFKQFSFPGHIGSHVTPETPGSIHEGGELGYSLSHAYGAALDNPDLIVACVVGDGEAETGPLATAWHSNKFINPVRDGTVLPILNLNGYKIANPTILSRISHQELKALFEGYGYTPYFVEGSEPSEMHQKMAGTLDTVISEIRAIHERTRANGNPERPRWPMIVLRTPKGWTGPKEIKGHKVEGSWRSHQVPFSDVRGNPANLELLESWLRSYKADELFDDNGQLIAELRELAPQGPRRMSANPHANGGVLRRELKLPDFRDYAVEVAHAGKVLRENTQPLGQFLRDTMRCNMNTFRVFGPDETASNRLQAIYEVSRKVWMADMLPEDDDGGELARDGRVMEMLSEHTLMGWLEGYLLSGRHGFFHTYEAFAHVVDSMFNQHAKWLDVCKNHVPWRASVASENILLSSTVWRQDHNGFSHQDPGFIDLVTNKSPSVTRVYLPPDANTLLVVADRCLRSTDCINVIVADKQKHLQFTTIDEAVVHCAKGMGVWRRASNDEDMEADAVMASCGDVATQEALAATAILRERLPELKLRFVNVVDLFKMQPVTEHPHGSTEREFDSLFTVDKPVIFNFHGYPWLIHKLAYRFRNHENLHVRGYTEKGNINTPLELAILNKVDRFNLVLDVLDRVPRLQGRTAHLREDMRNAIILNLNYAHEHGTDSPEISEWVWPY
- a CDS encoding BMP family ABC transporter substrate-binding protein, with product MTIKMVRAAVRSLSYPATLLAVLGASAALNTAVMAAQPMGVAFVYLGNPGDAGWTYAHEQGVKAIEAQFGDKIKVTRVENVPESADSERVFRDLASKGNKIIVGSSFGFQDFELKTAKDYPDVVFEHATGYKKAANFATYDVRTYQSAYLAGLVGGYTTKTGTLGFVGSVPVPEVVRNIDAFTMGARSVNPNAKVKVVWINSWFDPGKEKQAAETLIGQGADVLIQNTDSTATMQTAEQKKVHAFGWDSDMKKFGPNAQLGACVSNWGVYYSHLIEQVQAGRWTNAPTWWGLKEKAIDLASINRDAVSPGAQKALAQKRDDIIAGRFDPFAGPIKDQSGAIKVALGKSLSDAELLRLNWFVEGVDGSLPK